Genomic segment of Streptomyces sp. NBC_00654:
GGCTATCGGCTTGAGGTGGCTCTTGCGCATGGGTGTCGTTCTCCTGGGAACAGTCGGTACGTACGGAGGGGGCCGCGGATCAGCGGTACGAGGCCCTGGTGCGGATGCGGGAGACGCCGAGCAGGACGAGCAGCGTCGTCCCCATGAGGACCACGGCGACCGCCGCGCCGGTGAAGAGCGAGCCGCGGTCGGTGGCCGCGAAGATCTGCACCGGCAGCGGTGTCCAGTCGGGCGGGTAGAGCATCATCGTGGCGCTCAGCTCGCCCATGGACAGGGCGAAGCAGAGGCCCGCCGCCGCCGTGAGCGACGGCAGCAGGAGCGGCAGCCTGATCCGCCACAGGACGTACGAGGGGCGGGCGCCGAGACTGGCCGCCGCCTGTTCGTACATCGGGTCGAGACGCACTATCGCGGCCGAAACCGACTGATAGGCAAACGCCGTGACAAGAACGGTGTGCGCCAGGATCACGATCCAGCGCGTTCCGTTGAGCAGGACCGGCGGCCGGCTGAACGCGACGAGAACGGCGAGGCCGACGACGACGGACGGCACGGCGACGGGCAGCATGAACAGCGCGTCCAGGAGCCGCTTCCCGCGCCGGCGCAGCGAGGCGGCGGCCAGCGCGGCCCAGCTGCCGATGAGCAGTGCGAGGAGGCTGGCGCTGACGGCGGTGACCAGGCTGGTGGTGAGCGCCTGGAGGGAGTCGCCGCTGGTGGCGGCGGCGTAGTGCTCGGTGGTGGGCCCGGAGGGGAAGGCTCCGGACCAGTTCGTGGCGAACGACGCGGCGACGATGACCAGCATCGGCACCGCGAAGAGCGGGACGAAGAGCAGGAGGAAGACGGCCCAGGTGGCCCACTTCCCGGTTCGGCTATGCACCAACACGGCGGCTCACCATCCGATACAGGCTGTAGAGACCGACGGAGATCGCGATGTTGACGACGGCGACGACACAGGCGGCCGGGTAGTCGGACTCCAGGATCGCCTTGCCGTAGACGAGCATCGGCAGTGTCGTGACGCCTTTCGCGCCGGTGAACAGCACGATCCCGAATTCGTTGAGGCACATCACCAGGACGAGGCTGCCGCCCGCGGCGAGCGCCGGGAGCGCCTCGGGGAGGATCACCCGCCGCACGATCCGGGCCGGTCCGGCGCCGAGCGAGGAGGCGACCTCCAGCTGGGCGGTGTCCATCTGCGAGAACGCCGCGAGCAGGGGCCGCATCACGAAGGGGGTGAAGAAGGTGATCTCGGCGAGCAGGACGCCCCAGGGCGTGGTGAGGAAGTGGAAGGGCCCTTCGGCGGCGCCCGTGG
This window contains:
- a CDS encoding ABC transporter permease; its protein translation is MLVHSRTGKWATWAVFLLLFVPLFAVPMLVIVAASFATNWSGAFPSGPTTEHYAAATSGDSLQALTTSLVTAVSASLLALLIGSWAALAAASLRRRGKRLLDALFMLPVAVPSVVVGLAVLVAFSRPPVLLNGTRWIVILAHTVLVTAFAYQSVSAAIVRLDPMYEQAAASLGARPSYVLWRIRLPLLLPSLTAAAGLCFALSMGELSATMMLYPPDWTPLPVQIFAATDRGSLFTGAAVAVVLMGTTLLVLLGVSRIRTRASYR